The Sneathiella sp. P13V-1 genome includes a window with the following:
- a CDS encoding lysophospholipid acyltransferase family protein, with protein MTAIRSALFFTLFWIWSVIMNILFLPGLILPRMVIVWGQHIWTGGIILMMRFICGLKVEIRGKEYLPKHKALIACKHQSAFETMVFHWLTRDPAMILKKELLMIPVYGWYCMKTKMIAVDRKGHAAALRSMIEQGQAALEMDRQIVIFPEGTRSAMDDYPAFQPGIAALYGKLDIPVTPVALNTGLYWPRKQFLCRKGTLVIEFLPPIEPGLKRRDFMGKLQTTIDENSQRLVEEGRTKDFN; from the coding sequence TTGACCGCTATTAGATCCGCCCTGTTTTTTACCCTGTTCTGGATCTGGTCCGTTATCATGAATATTCTGTTCCTTCCCGGCCTCATTCTGCCAAGAATGGTGATAGTCTGGGGACAACATATCTGGACCGGCGGCATTATTCTCATGATGCGCTTCATCTGTGGCCTGAAGGTTGAAATTCGCGGAAAAGAATATCTGCCAAAACACAAAGCGCTGATCGCCTGTAAACATCAATCAGCATTCGAGACGATGGTGTTTCACTGGCTGACACGTGATCCGGCCATGATCTTGAAAAAAGAACTGCTGATGATCCCTGTTTACGGCTGGTATTGCATGAAAACAAAAATGATTGCAGTTGACCGTAAAGGGCATGCGGCGGCCCTTCGTTCCATGATCGAACAAGGACAGGCTGCTCTTGAAATGGATCGCCAGATTGTCATTTTCCCCGAAGGTACCCGCAGTGCTATGGATGACTATCCGGCTTTCCAGCCGGGAATCGCGGCATTGTATGGGAAATTGGATATACCGGTGACACCTGTCGCGCTTAACACAGGACTTTACTGGCCGCGCAAACAATTCCTTTGCCGTAAAGGCACACTCGTCATTGAATTTCTGCCGCCCATTGAGCCTGGCCTGAAACGCAGAGATTTCATGGGTAAATTGCAAACCACCATTGATGAAAACAGCCAGCGGTTGGTCGAAGAAGGTCGCACAAAGGACTTTAATTAG